From the Dehalococcoidia bacterium genome, one window contains:
- a CDS encoding RidA family protein produces MLIEKRLQEMGLSLPKLGPSAGNYVRALRAGNYVYLSGHLPNYPGGKVYKGKVGRDIPVEEGYQGARQAALCMLSSLKDEIGNLDKVVRVVKVTGFVSCAEDFLDQSKVVNGASDLFLEVFGERGRHTRSAVGVFQLPAGAPVEMEAIVEVGD; encoded by the coding sequence ATGCTGATTGAGAAACGTCTTCAAGAGATGGGCCTCTCCCTGCCCAAGCTGGGCCCTTCGGCGGGCAACTACGTACGGGCGTTGCGCGCGGGGAATTACGTCTATCTGTCCGGACACCTGCCGAACTACCCGGGTGGCAAAGTGTATAAAGGTAAGGTAGGGCGGGACATCCCCGTGGAGGAGGGCTATCAGGGGGCGCGTCAGGCGGCCCTCTGCATGCTCAGCAGCCTGAAGGACGAAATAGGCAACTTGGACAAAGTGGTCCGGGTGGTCAAAGTGACCGGTTTTGTCAGTTGCGCCGAAGACTTCCTGGACCAGTCCAAGGTGGTGAACGGCGCGTCCGACCTGTTCCTGGAGGTTTTCGGAGAACGCGGGCGCCACACGCGCTCCGCGGTGGGCGTTTTCCAGCTTCCCGCAGGCGCGCCCGTCGAGATGGAAGCCATCGTCGAGGTCGGGGACTAG